One region of Equus caballus isolate H_3958 breed thoroughbred chromosome 23, TB-T2T, whole genome shotgun sequence genomic DNA includes:
- the LOC111770177 gene encoding uncharacterized protein: MTFFFPNRSSFCPLGKSRTLPSSPHHTHIHTPENPPWKRYFCARCGLFKPREHPSGRSTEPVWAEKGTNGKFPHTQAAPGPRLGRRLSHPGRARSAKPAGCRDGGRPKRRGPERTWAQVVGARQRREGAGGSPARARAPRQLHRSGAQGFAAVCRPPWGCPVHVASLGAGGLGPAAAAASCSLLLRLLLLPSLLHSPPPAAPLAGSQSPPPGARGAGGKRLPPAGVQQGGAEARQGCGAVGRALDRGACAATALQRRPRPPRSRARAPPPPHRAERQARVNELDFGYLERGGLPCTLSTRAHRHTHTPPPKSGFPQGMGGEEVVAKAVQTMERGKVASKSFLTSLKKKKRKVDNCDTEEAEKAAAAPGGKKQPQTQVCRTH, encoded by the exons atgactttttttttcccaaacagaTCTTCTTTCTGCCCTTTGGGCAAGTCCCGCACCCTCCCCAGCtcaccccaccacacacacatacacacccccgAAAACCCGCCCTGGAAGAGGTATTTCTGTGCTCGCTGCGGACTCTTTAAGCCGCGGGAACATCCGAGTGGGAGAAGCACTGAGCCCGTCTGGGCCGAGAAAGGAACGAATGGAAAATTCCCTCACACCCAGGCCGCCCCGGGGCCCAGGCTGGGGCGCCGACTCTCGCACCCGGGGCGGGCGCGGTCTGCCAAGCCCGCCGGCTGCAGGGATGGGGGGAGGCCGAAGAGGCGGGGGCCTGAGCGAACTTGGGCTCAAGTAGTTGGGGCGCGCCAGCGCAGGGAGGGGGCCGGGGGCTCCCCAGCGCGAGCCCGCGCCCCCAGGCAGCTCCACCGGAGCGGCGCGCAGGGCTTCGCCGCGGTTTGCCGCCCTCCCTGGGGGTGCCCCGTGCACGTGGCCTCGCTCGGAGCGGGAGGACTGGGCCCAGCAGCCGCTGccgcctcctgctccctcctcctccgtctcctcctcctcccaagcctGCTCCACTCTCCTCCTCCCGCAGCCCCGCTGGCCGGCTCCCAATCCCCACCCCCTGGGGCCCGGGGCGCCGGCGGAAAGCGGCTCCCTCCCGCCGGGGTGCAGCAGGGCGGGGCCGAGGCGCGCCAGGGCTGCGGGGCGGTCGGGCGCGCGCTCGACCGGGGTGCGTGTGCCGCTACCGCCCTGCAGAGGCGGCCGCGCCCGCCTCGCTCCCGCGCGagagccccgcccccaccccaccgaGCCGAGCGGCAGGCCCGAGTGAATGAACTTGATTTCGGGTATTTGGAGCGAGGCGGTTTGCCTTGCACCCTTTCTACGCgcgcacacaggcacacacacacaccgcccccAAAATCCGGTTTTCCGCAAGGGATGGGTGGAGAAGAGGTGGTAGCAAAGGCTGTCCAGacaatggagagaggaaaa GTTGCATCCAAAAGTTTTCTCAcaagcttaaaaaagaaaaaacgaaaagTTGACAACTGTGACACAGAGGAGGCCGAAAAAGCTGCAGCAGCACCAGGGGGGAAGAAGCAGCCGCAGACCCAG